One segment of Clavelina lepadiformis chromosome 2, kaClaLepa1.1, whole genome shotgun sequence DNA contains the following:
- the LOC143446012 gene encoding uncharacterized protein LOC143446012, whose amino-acid sequence MTESAQRQGNMFWKISVWVLVILFAGDHLNELVQSTMVEAGILKKPIKMEDACNLEILPAWLGKAIGCRETKKEVPSKKRNQKLKITLDNDLMGKFKFETREKSWSEKLTDYVNKGFVYVQRLILPEKFVMPCILGDCDMASKIKKDKDKYSNMLYRKIPTTPPNNGEMKKASSDDKKALKP is encoded by the exons ATGACCGAGAGTGCGCAGAGACAAGGCAACATGTTCTGGAAGATATCAGTCTGGGTTCTGGTTATTTTGTTCGCCGGAGATCACCTCAATGAGTTGGTCCAGTCTACAATGGTCGAGGCTGGTATTCTGAAAAAGCCGATTAAAATGGAAGACGCGTG CAACCTCGAAATCTTACCGGCTTGGCTCGGAAAAGCAATCGGCTGCCGTGAGACTAAAAAAGAAGTTCcctcaaaaaaaagaaatcagAAACTAAAGATAACTTTGGATAACGACCTCATGGGaaagtttaaatttgaaaCGAGAGAGAAATCATGGTCGGAAAAACTCACCGACTACGTCAATAAGGGCTTTGTTTACGTACAACGACTGATCCTGCCGGAAAAGTTTGTCATGCCCTGCATATTGGGAGATTGTGATATGGCgagcaaaatcaaaaaagacAAGGACAAGTATTCTAACATGCTATATCGCAAGATACCAACAACGCCGCCAAACAACGGAGAAATGAAAAAAGCTTCGTCTGACGACAAGAAAGCACTTAAACCTTAA
- the LOC143447323 gene encoding peptidyl-glycine alpha-amidating monooxygenase B-like: protein MSVTRYSCLVLILLATASMLSADHLHDLLQDSSRNYLKSKFKRSPSTFGDTCSRKTNRVDDDTTTMDVTFPRASIKHSDQYLCTSQKVPFNGEESYIVKFNPIASMNISHHMLVYGCHDAGSNEKFWDCGRRSVCSGKHTILYAWARNAPSLDMPDGLGFRIGGDSGYNYLILQMHYVNPTKPGEYDCSGFSATITTLKQNYYAGIYLLGSPWISIPAHSPMSTVDISCPNTATASIHVFAFRTHAHDFGQVITGYRYRNGIYKMIGKGNPQWPHAFYPRVGGAIDIEPGDTIIARCTYRNDQDRVVHQGMGGGDEMCNFYMMYYTADVSLVNKDLECWGNIYPKIKFPPNANDPAPYPGYAGADSDKAIRAGESNPHHQDVERTRDPGNALNEGLSQVPGTSSDVVFDQLWPAALSGVGQVGGVAVDWRGGVYVFHRAERVWDFTSFDSLNRFTKRNQPINADTMFVYDFESGNLTHRWGRNMFYMPHGVSVDHDGNIWLTDVAMHQVMKFAPGGSKEPLLTLGEKFMPGSDIKHFCKPTDVAIERDGTFYVADGYCNGRVVKFSKNGNFITTWGRVGSGGSTAPPGVFNVVHSIALTNNETEVCVADRENGRIQCFTQDGGFIKIIEDRARLGSKVYAISYSHRKGGLLYVINGNYAGRDPSGFIINYKSAEIIDQWQPSGHRNLNRPHDVAVSLDGHQVYVGQLEARKLFKFDVKSEDEGKTDLQDDGGRTDPQDDGGRTDPQDDDGKSDSRDDDGKSDSQDDDGKSDSQDDGGRTDPQDGGGRTDPQDDGGRTDPQDDDGKTDSQEPDDGQLGEVEQPSNAVTAIVTLLVMIPLVVALICYVLIQTRKRRLRKYKELLPGEGSYPSYECAGSQKVKLNLGTFFTSGKSKNGFERVNTNIPSDDDTQSEDELYSNVMQK, encoded by the exons ATGTCTGTAACACGCTACTCTTGCTTAGTTCTTATTCTGTTGGCAACTGCTTCCATGTTAAGTGCTGATCATTTACATGATCTGTTACAAGATTCCAGCAGAAATTATTtgaagtcaaaatttaaacgatCTCCATCCACATTTGGTGACACATGCAGCAGGAAAACAAATCGTGTTGATGACGACACAACCACGATGGATGTCACATTTCCTCGCGCCTCCATCAAGCAT AGTGATCAATATCTTTGCACTTCTCAAAAGGTTCCATTCAATGGAGAGGAAAGTTATATTG tTAAATTTAATCCAATTGCATCGATGAATATTTCTCACCACATGTTGGTTTATGGCTGCCACGACGCAGGCTCAAATGAGAAGTTCTG ggATTGTGGAAGAAGGTCGGTGTGCAGCGGGAAGCACACGATACTTTATGCCTGGGCAAGAAATGCCCCCTCACTAGATATGCCCGATGGACTTGGATTcag AATCGGTGGAGATTCCGGTTACAACTATCTAATTCTGCAAATGCATTACGTGAATCCCACGAAGCCTGGTGAATACGACTGCTCTGGTTTCTCCGCGACTATAACCACACTGAA GCAGAACTACTATGCCGGGATTTACCTGCTTGGTTCGCCGTGGATATCGATCCCGGCTCACAGCCCCATGAGCACGGTGGACATCAGCTGCCCGAACACTGCCACAGCGTCCATCCACGTCTTTGCCTTCCGAACTCACGCCCATGATTTTG GTCAGGTCATCACCGGGTATCGCTATAGAAACGgtatttacaaaatgattGGAAAGGGAAACCCCCAGTGGCCCCATGCATTTTACCCACGCGTTGGTGGGGCGATTGATATTGAACCCGGTGACACAATAATCGCTCGATGCACTTACCGCAATGACCAGGACAGAGTGGTCCACCAGGG GATGGGTGGTGGTGATGAGATGTGCAACTTCTACATGATGTACTACACCGCCGATGTATCCCTCGTCAACAAGGACCTCGAGTGTTGGGGGAATATCTACCCTAAGATTAAATTTCCACCCAACGCAAACGACCCTGCCCCATATCCGGGATATGCAGGAGCCG ATTCTGACAAAGCGATTCGCGCTGGAGAGTCCAATCCCCATCATCAGGACGTGGAAAGGACTCGAGATCCCGGCAATGCGTTGAATGAAGGATTATCACAAGTTCCAG GGACTTCATCGGACGTTGTATTTGACCAGTTGTGGCCGGCAGCACTGAGTGGGGTTGGTCAAGTTGGAGGCGTCGCCGTTGATTGGCGGGGGGGTGTCTATGTCTTCCATCGAGCTGAGAGAGT TTGGGATTTTACGTCGTTTGATTCTTTGAATCGTTTCACGAAAAGAAATCAGCCAATAAATGCCGACACCATGTTTGTATATGACTTCGAGTCCGGCAATTTGACGCATCGCTGGGGAAGAAACATGTTTTACATGCCACACGGTGTCAGTGTCGATCACGATGGCAACATTTGGTTGACTGACGTTGCCATGCACCAG GTGATGAAATTTGCTCCAGGTGGCAGCAAAGAGCCATTATTGACTCTGGGTGAGAAATTTATGCCGGGGTCagacattaaacatttttgcaaaccAACCGATGTCGCTATCGAGCGTGATG GAACATTCTATGTTGCCGACGGATACTGCAATGGACGTGTCGTGAAATTCTctaaaaatggaaattttataacaacttGGGGAAGAGTTGGATCAg GTGGAAGTACTGCCCCACCCGGTGTATTTAATGTTGTTCACAGCATAGCGCTGACAAACAACGAAACTGAAGTCTGCGTTGCAGATCGAGAGAACGGAAGAATCCAATGTTTCACTCAGGACGGAGGCTTCATTAAAATTATAGAGGACAGGGCTCGACTTGGTTCAAAAGTTTATGCAATTTCCTACAGCCATAGAAAAG GTGGGCTTTTGTACGTCATCAACGGAAATTATGCAGGACGTGATCCATCAGGATTTATAATCAACTACAAATCGGCCGAGATAATTGACCAATGGCAACCATCGGGCCATAGAAATCTCAACCGACCACATGATGTTGCTGTCTCACTGGATGGCCACCAG GTGTATGTTGGGCAATTGGAAGCTCGGAAGCTGTTCAAATTTGATGTGAAGTCGGAAGATGAAGGAAAGACTGATCTTCAAGATGATGGAGGAAGGACTGATCCTCAAGATGATGGAGGAAGGACTGATCCTCAAGATGATGATGGAAAGAGTGACTCTCGAGATGATGATGGAAAGAGTGACTCTCAAGATGATGATGGAAAGAGTGACTCTCAAGATGATGGAGGAAGGACTGATCCTCAAGATGGTGGAGGAAGGACTGATCCTCAAGATGATGGAGGAAGGACTGATCCTCAAGATGATGATGGAAAGACTGACTCTCAAGAGCCAGATGATGGTCAACTTGGGgag GTTGAGCAACCATCAAACGCAGTCACGGCTATTGTTACTCTCCTGGTGATGATCCCTCTAGTGGTGGCACTTATTTGTTAtgttttaatacaaacaagaaagAGAAGGTTACGGAAATACAaag AATTACTACCGGGAGAAGGGAGTTACCCTTCTTATGAATGTGCCGGCTCGCAGAAGGTTAAGCTGAACCTGGGAACTTTCTTCACATCCGGGAAATCCAAGAATGGATTTGAGAG GGTGAATACGAATATTCCAAGTGACGATGACACCCAGTCGGAAGATGAATTGTATTCCAATGTCATGCAAAAGTAG